The following are encoded in a window of Mycobacteroides chelonae CCUG 47445 genomic DNA:
- a CDS encoding DEAD/DEAH box helicase, with product MRAVEAPSTHTLRGWQRRALVRYLAAKPRDFLAVATPGSGKTRFALRIATELLADGTVDKITVVVPTEHLKVQWAQAATSFGLSLDPRFSNSDAQNSSEYHGVVVTYAQVASHPTRHRVRTENHRTLVIFDEIHHAGDAKSWGEAVREAFDDATRRLSLTGTPFRSDDSPIPFINYEPDGAGFQRSQADHTYGYSEALADGVVRPVVFMAYSGEARWRDSAGEEHAARLGEPLTAEQTARAWRTTLDPNGEWIPAVLRAAHARLQQKRNGGMTDAGAMIIASDQKAARAYAKLLTTITGSEPTVVLSDDPKSSDRIAQFSNSTSEWMVAVRMVSEGVDVPRLAVGVYATSASTPLFFAQAIGRYVRSRTQGETASIFLPSVPTLLELASLLEEQRNHVLGKPHREPMGDEEPVERKRTEPGEEEKGFESLSASAELDQVIFDGASFGTATPAGSEEEAEYLGIPGLLDPNQMRDLLRRRQEEQLTKRTASGEVPPEITSTHGQLRELRRELNALVSATHFKSGKPHGWIHNELRRRCGGPPVAAATRDQLKERIVAVRTLHREL from the coding sequence GTGCGGGCTGTAGAGGCGCCCAGCACCCATACATTGCGGGGCTGGCAGCGTAGGGCATTAGTGCGGTATTTGGCCGCCAAGCCCCGAGATTTCCTGGCGGTCGCGACCCCGGGATCAGGGAAAACTAGGTTTGCCCTGCGGATTGCTACCGAGCTGCTGGCCGACGGTACGGTCGACAAGATCACCGTCGTGGTGCCCACCGAACACCTCAAGGTCCAGTGGGCTCAGGCGGCCACCTCCTTCGGGCTGTCCCTGGACCCGAGATTCAGCAACTCGGACGCACAGAACTCCTCGGAATATCACGGAGTCGTCGTCACCTATGCGCAGGTGGCAAGTCACCCCACCCGGCACCGGGTTCGCACGGAGAACCACCGCACGTTGGTGATCTTCGACGAGATCCACCACGCCGGAGATGCCAAAAGCTGGGGTGAAGCGGTTCGCGAAGCCTTCGACGACGCAACCCGGCGCCTCTCGTTGACCGGAACCCCGTTCCGCAGTGACGACAGCCCGATCCCATTCATCAACTATGAGCCCGACGGCGCGGGCTTCCAGCGCTCGCAAGCCGACCACACCTACGGCTACTCCGAGGCGCTGGCCGACGGCGTGGTGCGTCCCGTGGTGTTCATGGCGTACTCGGGCGAGGCCCGTTGGCGCGATAGTGCCGGCGAGGAACATGCCGCACGCCTCGGCGAACCACTCACCGCCGAGCAGACCGCGCGGGCCTGGCGCACCACCTTGGATCCCAACGGCGAATGGATACCCGCGGTGCTGCGCGCCGCCCACGCGAGGCTGCAGCAGAAGCGCAATGGCGGTATGACCGATGCCGGCGCCATGATCATCGCCTCCGACCAGAAGGCGGCCCGCGCCTACGCGAAACTGCTGACCACCATCACCGGATCGGAACCCACGGTGGTGCTCTCGGACGACCCGAAGTCCTCGGATCGCATCGCGCAGTTCTCCAACAGCACCAGTGAGTGGATGGTCGCGGTGCGCATGGTGTCCGAGGGCGTCGACGTGCCGCGCCTTGCCGTCGGCGTGTACGCGACAAGCGCCTCGACGCCGCTGTTCTTCGCCCAGGCGATCGGTCGGTATGTGCGCTCCCGAACGCAAGGTGAGACGGCCAGCATCTTCCTGCCCTCGGTACCGACACTGCTGGAGCTCGCCAGCCTGTTGGAAGAGCAGCGCAATCACGTACTCGGCAAACCGCATCGCGAGCCGATGGGCGATGAGGAGCCGGTGGAGCGCAAGCGCACCGAGCCGGGCGAGGAAGAGAAGGGCTTCGAATCGCTCAGTGCCAGTGCCGAACTGGATCAGGTGATCTTCGACGGAGCATCCTTTGGCACCGCGACGCCCGCGGGCAGCGAGGAGGAAGCCGAGTATCTCGGCATTCCCGGCCTGCTCGATCCAAATCAGATGCGAGATCTGTTGCGGCGCAGGCAAGAAGAGCAGCTCACCAAGCGCACCGCTTCCGGCGAGGTGCCCCCTGAAATCACTTCGACGCACGGTCAGCTGCGCGAGCTGCGTCGCGAGCTCAACGCCTTGGTGTCGGCGACACACTTCAAGTCGGGTAAACCCCACGGCTGGATTCATAATGAGCTACGCAGGCGGTGCGGAGGCCCCCCGGTGGCCGCGGCCACCCGCGACCAGCTCAAGGAACGCATCGTCGCCGTGCGCACCCTGCATCGGGAGCTCTAA
- a CDS encoding SDR family NAD(P)-dependent oxidoreductase, producing the protein MTKWNTTDIPDQTGRVAIITGANTGLGLETAKALAAHGAHVVLAVRNTEKGKAAADAITAAHSNADVTLQPLDLSSLESVRRASDELKSRYDKIDLLINNAGVMWTEKSTTADGFELQFGTNHLGHYAFTGLLLDHLLPVEGSRVVTVSSIGHRIRAGIHFDDLQWERDYNRVSAYGQSKLANLLFIYELQRRLAGTNTAALAAHPGGSNTELARNSPLWVRAVFNVVAPLLVQGADMGALPTLRAATDPAALGGQYYGPDGFGEQRGNPKVVASSEQSYDLDLQRRLWSVSEELTDVIFPVK; encoded by the coding sequence ATGACCAAATGGAATACCACCGACATCCCCGATCAGACCGGTCGCGTCGCGATCATCACCGGTGCCAACACCGGTCTCGGGCTGGAGACCGCCAAGGCGCTCGCCGCGCACGGCGCCCACGTTGTGCTCGCGGTGCGCAATACGGAGAAGGGAAAGGCAGCGGCCGACGCGATCACCGCGGCCCACTCGAACGCCGACGTGACCCTGCAGCCGTTGGACCTTTCCTCGCTGGAGTCCGTACGCCGGGCCAGTGACGAGCTCAAGTCGCGCTACGACAAGATCGACCTGCTGATCAACAACGCCGGGGTCATGTGGACGGAGAAGTCCACCACCGCCGACGGCTTCGAGCTGCAGTTCGGCACCAATCACCTGGGGCACTACGCATTCACCGGCCTGCTCCTGGACCACCTGCTACCTGTCGAGGGTTCACGCGTGGTGACCGTCTCCAGCATCGGGCACCGTATTCGCGCCGGGATCCACTTCGATGACCTGCAATGGGAACGCGACTACAACAGGGTCTCGGCCTATGGGCAATCGAAGCTGGCCAATCTGTTGTTCATCTACGAACTGCAGCGGCGCCTGGCGGGCACCAACACGGCTGCCCTGGCGGCGCACCCCGGCGGCTCCAACACCGAGCTGGCCCGCAACTCTCCGCTGTGGGTCCGGGCCGTTTTCAACGTCGTGGCGCCATTGCTGGTCCAGGGGGCCGATATGGGTGCGCTGCCCACCTTGCGGGCCGCCACCGACCCTGCAGCCCTGGGCGGCCAGTACTACGGGCCGGATGGATTCGGCGAACAACGCGGTAACCCCAAGGTCGTCGCATCGAGCGAGCAATCCTATGACCTCGATTTGCAGCGACGGTTGTGGTCGGTATCTGAAGAACTCACCGACGTGATCTTCCCGGTGAAGTGA
- a CDS encoding TetR/AcrR family transcriptional regulator: MDQPARPLRADAARNRARVLEVAYQTFAEEGLGVPIDEIARRAGVGAGTVYRHFPAKEDLYRAVAEDRMSTVIGKGRELLESADPGEALFGFLRVMVEWGGTDQGLVDALAGAGVSVEALIPQIEESFYAVLGDLVQAAQQAGTVRSDIGVHEVKALLVGCQAMQSYNKEVSQQVTDVVFDGLRPRR, translated from the coding sequence ATGGATCAACCTGCCCGGCCCTTGCGTGCTGACGCCGCCCGCAACCGTGCGCGAGTCCTGGAGGTTGCCTATCAAACGTTCGCCGAAGAGGGGCTCGGTGTTCCGATCGACGAGATCGCGCGGCGCGCGGGAGTGGGTGCCGGGACCGTCTACCGGCATTTTCCGGCCAAGGAGGATCTGTATCGCGCCGTCGCGGAAGATCGGATGAGCACGGTGATCGGCAAGGGGCGCGAGCTACTGGAGTCGGCCGATCCGGGTGAGGCGCTGTTCGGATTCCTGCGCGTGATGGTCGAGTGGGGTGGGACCGATCAGGGATTGGTGGACGCCCTGGCCGGTGCGGGCGTCAGTGTCGAAGCTCTTATCCCGCAGATCGAGGAATCCTTCTATGCGGTCCTGGGTGATTTGGTGCAGGCCGCGCAGCAGGCGGGCACGGTGCGCTCCGATATCGGCGTGCACGAGGTAAAGGCGCTCCTCGTCGGGTGCCAGGCCATGCAGAGCTACAACAAAGAGGTCTCGCAGCAGGTCACCGACGTTGTCTTCGACGGGCTACGGCCGCGTCGTTAG
- a CDS encoding anti-sigma factor family protein, which produces MNCDELVELITEYLDDSLSPVKRAKLEAHLLECDGCVNYLNQYKSTVSILSQLPQEGPSAALRERLLAGFRERQP; this is translated from the coding sequence ATGAACTGCGACGAACTCGTCGAACTGATCACGGAGTACCTGGACGATTCGCTATCACCGGTCAAGCGCGCGAAGCTCGAGGCACATCTGTTGGAGTGCGACGGATGCGTGAACTACCTGAACCAGTACAAATCCACCGTGTCGATCTTGAGCCAGCTCCCGCAGGAGGGCCCCAGTGCGGCGCTGCGAGAAAGACTGCTCGCCGGATTTCGGGAACGGCAACCCTGA
- a CDS encoding RNA polymerase sigma factor: MPSRDAEAALVASLQAGDEGAFTQVVDAYTPAMLQLARSYVRSREIAEEVVQEAWLALCKGIAAFEGRSSLRTWLFTILINIAKERGIRERRDTAKAIAAFTGGTVDPGRFRDTGEWVGHWRDDAAPHSFPETPENLVLSEELLAHVVLQLDGLPQMQRVVVTMRDLLGLDSKEVAEHLGITSANQRVLLHRGRAAVRQGLEDYMKDVS; encoded by the coding sequence ATGCCCTCACGCGACGCTGAAGCAGCCCTCGTCGCTTCGCTACAAGCCGGCGACGAGGGCGCGTTCACGCAGGTTGTGGACGCGTACACGCCCGCGATGCTGCAGCTCGCGCGCAGCTATGTGAGAAGCCGCGAGATCGCCGAAGAGGTAGTGCAGGAGGCCTGGCTCGCATTGTGCAAGGGGATCGCCGCATTCGAAGGTCGATCGTCGCTGCGCACCTGGCTGTTCACCATCCTGATCAACATCGCCAAGGAACGGGGAATCCGCGAACGTCGCGATACCGCGAAGGCCATTGCGGCATTCACCGGAGGGACCGTCGACCCGGGCCGTTTCCGGGACACCGGCGAGTGGGTGGGCCACTGGCGCGACGACGCCGCCCCTCATTCGTTTCCCGAGACACCGGAGAACCTGGTGCTCTCCGAAGAGCTGCTCGCCCATGTAGTTCTGCAACTCGACGGGCTGCCGCAGATGCAGCGCGTCGTGGTGACGATGCGGGACCTCTTGGGACTCGATTCGAAGGAGGTCGCCGAACACCTGGGAATCACCTCGGCCAACCAGCGCGTACTCCTGCATCGCGGACGGGCGGCAGTGCGCCAAGGACTCGAGGACTACATGAAGGACGTGAGCTAA
- a CDS encoding YkgB family protein, which yields MITAQLQRHIEPEAPLARAGVALARYGLAIVIAWIGMLKFTEFEANGIVPLVSHSPLMSWVYNVFSVTTFSSLLGIVEITIAVLLSVKPWLPRLSAVGSLMAIGMFATTVSFLFSTPGVFESAAGGFPVLSSTGQFLIKDVALLGISAWTLVDALTRR from the coding sequence ATGATCACCGCTCAACTGCAGCGTCACATCGAACCGGAAGCGCCCTTGGCGCGCGCCGGGGTCGCTCTGGCGCGATATGGACTCGCGATCGTCATCGCCTGGATCGGCATGCTGAAGTTCACCGAGTTCGAGGCCAACGGCATCGTGCCGCTGGTGTCCCACAGTCCGCTGATGTCCTGGGTATACAACGTTTTCTCGGTCACCACGTTCTCATCGCTACTAGGAATCGTGGAAATCACGATCGCGGTCCTGCTCTCCGTCAAGCCGTGGTTGCCCCGGCTCTCAGCAGTCGGCAGCCTCATGGCCATCGGCATGTTCGCCACCACTGTGAGCTTCCTGTTCAGCACACCGGGGGTGTTCGAGAGCGCGGCCGGAGGGTTCCCGGTGCTGTCCTCGACCGGGCAATTCCTCATCAAGGATGTCGCGCTCCTCGGCATCTCCGCCTGGACCTTGGTCGATGCCCTCACGCGACGCTGA